The following coding sequences are from one Salinicoccus sp. Bachu38 window:
- a CDS encoding dynamin family protein, whose product MAATETLEILYKLKKEILKSENDVLVSQIDHAIMKTYKDQLVFSFIGHYSAGKSSLINHMLNQDILPSSPVPTTSNTVSVEIGDSEEIKAFVDQYRYIPLENYEALRKLNTRDLDITSISMNVPHALFRERTVFQDTPGVDSNTSSHGESANRFLLNSDYIFFTVEYNHVESEHNMKLLKEIAELDIPFSLIINQIDKHDDRELTMETFLSRIRRTLDQWNIIPEHIFTTSIYDSPYNEINQVTKHIAEIEGAREAYESAYHGRIIKNIEDRQLQYLRDAEADLRGQLDISGHPSRDEVEAHLAYLEREVENSEIARLHEDPEALRAHVQKALKDIVANSYMYPHQVKSVITDFLKVLAGEIQPGGLFGKRKKARMLYEEHKEKIGQEIAPVLQTEINAPVNGMFDSLGLEGTPFKYEWNPGVLIEEEITSLSSNYVMNYLDKLKREIESDITAKALDHLESLEAGHLEQKDTDAHLAEEIGLYKSLGEVLDLKASLETDNYRHFYIHLDDEMDRLKLTEPITHDFGDAEPDRKHYSDSDGPAEADEMDTPYFGRLARMLDGHPRYGAFRTIIKDKLERIENGQVNISVFGGFSAGKTTFINALMGEARLTTSPNPTTATITEIADGERSHALYKTEADLVQSLEIITNRQGGSVNDFLPWIRKHKKTVKEAYIPFLTGIETHYDRHRDHLGTDVDMPTSELIDMISADEEAIFIHKAFLSIRNDLTDKFSIIDSPGINSINERHTKETHNILSASDMIIYVSYYNHVFSRSDERFLQYIKSIKGEDFPVIFIVNAVDLMKSESDLEKVLDYIRSSLGQLEIKNRIFPLSAKQALENGDERFDHAKEEIISLAHRNASKIQYQSLKETGEQLKHSIAGNMKRYHNQYEEQAHIESVREDLTAALDQFTAQSVAPTLHQELDIILSHVEKQLTLKLYDYLKALVSSSDMRNRKFIAENRTFLTNSINQHLSLELATSFNAIYHKADRELAQNIRKLNEALKEAQTAHHIETVQVDRPQPEAKIDPDRLLDFQKPLHQAKNQPRDFRTLLLDMAKALVQSMDEEAMASEMTHMVDGYLENTDQKMQGELESIQEALKEPLPEISDAEYEEDRKLNQAIENLEVVEA is encoded by the coding sequence TTGGCTGCGACAGAGACACTTGAAATCCTATACAAACTGAAAAAGGAAATACTCAAATCTGAAAATGACGTCCTTGTTTCCCAGATCGACCACGCCATCATGAAGACCTACAAGGACCAGCTCGTCTTCTCCTTCATCGGCCACTATTCGGCTGGCAAGTCGAGCCTGATCAACCATATGCTGAATCAGGACATCCTGCCGTCCTCCCCGGTGCCGACCACCAGCAACACCGTCTCGGTGGAAATCGGCGACAGCGAGGAGATCAAGGCTTTCGTGGACCAGTACAGGTACATCCCCCTTGAAAACTACGAGGCGCTCAGGAAACTGAATACCCGGGATCTCGACATTACATCCATCTCCATGAATGTGCCGCACGCACTATTTCGGGAACGGACCGTCTTCCAGGACACCCCGGGTGTGGATTCCAACACGAGCAGCCATGGGGAGAGCGCCAACCGCTTCCTCCTCAACAGCGACTACATCTTCTTCACCGTCGAATACAACCATGTCGAGAGTGAACATAACATGAAGCTGCTGAAGGAGATCGCCGAGCTCGATATTCCATTTTCGCTCATCATCAACCAGATCGACAAGCATGATGACCGGGAGCTGACCATGGAGACGTTCCTCTCCCGCATCAGGCGGACGCTCGACCAGTGGAACATCATACCGGAACACATATTTACGACCTCCATCTATGATTCCCCCTATAATGAGATCAATCAGGTGACGAAGCACATCGCAGAAATAGAGGGGGCGCGGGAGGCATATGAGTCCGCGTACCATGGACGGATAATCAAAAACATCGAGGACAGGCAGCTCCAATACCTCCGGGATGCCGAAGCGGACCTCCGTGGACAGCTCGATATATCAGGGCACCCGTCACGGGATGAAGTCGAGGCGCATCTGGCCTATCTCGAGCGGGAAGTGGAGAATAGTGAAATTGCACGCCTGCATGAGGACCCGGAGGCCCTTCGCGCACATGTGCAAAAAGCGCTCAAGGACATCGTCGCGAACAGCTATATGTACCCGCATCAGGTGAAGTCCGTCATAACCGACTTCCTGAAAGTGCTCGCCGGTGAAATACAGCCGGGCGGCCTGTTCGGCAAAAGGAAGAAGGCCCGGATGCTCTATGAGGAGCACAAAGAGAAGATTGGACAGGAGATCGCCCCAGTGCTCCAGACCGAGATCAATGCACCGGTCAATGGCATGTTCGATTCACTCGGCCTCGAAGGCACACCGTTCAAGTATGAATGGAATCCGGGTGTCCTGATTGAGGAGGAGATCACCTCCCTCTCTTCAAACTACGTCATGAACTATCTGGACAAGCTGAAGCGGGAGATCGAATCCGATATAACGGCAAAAGCGCTGGATCACCTGGAAAGTCTTGAAGCGGGGCACCTGGAGCAGAAGGATACCGACGCACACCTCGCTGAAGAGATCGGGCTGTACAAGTCCCTCGGGGAGGTACTGGATCTGAAGGCGTCGCTTGAGACGGACAACTACAGGCACTTCTACATCCATCTGGATGATGAGATGGACAGGCTCAAACTGACCGAACCGATCACCCATGACTTCGGCGATGCAGAGCCTGACAGGAAACATTACAGCGACAGTGATGGACCGGCTGAAGCGGATGAGATGGATACACCGTACTTCGGCAGGCTGGCCCGGATGCTGGATGGCCATCCGAGATATGGCGCATTCAGAACAATCATCAAAGACAAGCTCGAACGCATTGAAAACGGCCAGGTCAACATCAGCGTCTTCGGGGGATTCAGTGCCGGCAAGACGACCTTCATCAATGCACTGATGGGGGAGGCCCGTCTGACGACGAGCCCGAATCCTACGACCGCAACCATCACTGAAATTGCGGACGGCGAAAGAAGCCATGCACTGTATAAGACCGAAGCGGACCTCGTCCAGTCCCTGGAAATCATAACGAACAGGCAGGGGGGATCGGTCAATGACTTCCTGCCGTGGATCAGAAAGCATAAAAAGACGGTCAAAGAGGCATATATTCCGTTTCTGACCGGAATCGAAACCCACTATGACAGGCACCGTGACCACCTCGGCACCGACGTCGACATGCCGACGTCGGAACTGATCGACATGATTAGTGCGGACGAGGAAGCCATCTTCATCCATAAGGCGTTCCTGTCCATCAGGAATGACCTGACGGATAAATTTTCGATCATCGATTCCCCCGGGATCAATTCGATCAATGAGCGGCATACGAAGGAGACGCATAATATCTTATCAGCCAGTGACATGATCATCTACGTCTCCTACTACAACCACGTATTCAGCCGTTCCGATGAGCGCTTCCTACAGTACATCAAGTCCATCAAGGGCGAAGACTTCCCCGTCATCTTCATCGTCAATGCCGTCGATCTGATGAAATCGGAATCGGACCTCGAGAAAGTGCTCGACTATATCCGGTCATCCCTCGGCCAGCTGGAAATAAAGAACCGGATTTTCCCGCTCTCCGCCAAGCAGGCGCTTGAAAACGGGGACGAGCGGTTCGATCATGCCAAGGAGGAGATCATCTCGCTCGCGCACCGCAATGCTTCGAAAATCCAGTACCAGTCCCTCAAGGAAACAGGGGAGCAGCTGAAGCATTCCATAGCCGGCAATATGAAGCGGTACCATAACCAGTATGAAGAGCAGGCGCACATCGAGTCGGTCAGGGAGGATCTGACTGCAGCACTCGACCAGTTCACGGCACAGAGTGTGGCACCGACGCTGCATCAGGAACTGGACATCATCCTCTCACATGTGGAGAAGCAGCTGACCCTGAAGCTGTATGACTACCTGAAGGCACTCGTCTCTTCGTCGGATATGAGGAACAGGAAGTTCATTGCAGAGAATCGGACCTTCCTTACCAACAGCATCAACCAGCACCTGTCACTTGAGCTCGCGACAAGCTTCAATGCCATCTATCACAAGGCCGATAGGGAACTGGCGCAGAACATCAGAAAATTGAATGAAGCGCTGAAGGAGGCCCAGACTGCCCATCATATCGAAACGGTCCAGGTGGACCGGCCGCAGCCGGAAGCAAAAATCGATCCGGACCGTCTGCTCGATTTCCAGAAGCCGCTTCACCAGGCAAAAAATCAGCCAAGGGATTTCCGCACCCTGCTGCTCGATATGGCGAAAGCCCTCGTCCAGTCCATGGATGAGGAGGCGATGGCGTCCGAAATGACCCATATGGTTGATGGATATCTGGAAAATACGGATCAGAAGATGCAGGGGGAACTGGAAAGCATCCAGGAAGCCCTGAAGGAACCGTTGCCTGAAATCAGCGATGCGGAATATGAAGAAGACAGGAAACTGAACCAGGCGATTGAGAATCTGGAGGTGGTTGAAGCATGA
- a CDS encoding sulfurtransferase, translated as MTIIDGMTTADDIPENLVLVDCRNVMDDVEASQRKVDGNPITGAVHVPQRPWMFDADGLNAGRHPIPRRSVVAALHQALKQDAGDTLLLIDDEKQFFHTRLYYLFRLYGFNAMLWNDALEHLDLLSAEFRNNAGSLPSEDLERKGTYEDAERDLLAVMDEVREAVDDEDILLIDVRARVRYLGEEEPIDHKMGHIPGAVNIPYGDLFHSGRIDFDALGDMRDFLGSFREIIVYCGSGMSATPAFLVLHEMGLPVKLYGGSFSEWITDGTNSIETGDSPLNERIVSQNE; from the coding sequence ATGACGATTATAGATGGCATGACAACAGCGGATGATATTCCTGAAAACCTTGTACTGGTCGATTGCAGGAATGTGATGGATGATGTTGAAGCGTCGCAGCGGAAAGTGGACGGCAATCCCATAACGGGGGCTGTGCATGTGCCGCAGCGTCCATGGATGTTCGATGCAGACGGCCTTAACGCAGGCAGGCATCCGATACCGCGCAGGAGCGTGGTGGCAGCCCTCCATCAGGCATTGAAGCAGGATGCGGGAGATACGCTGCTCCTCATCGATGATGAAAAGCAGTTTTTCCACACACGGCTCTACTACCTCTTCAGGCTGTATGGCTTCAATGCTATGCTGTGGAATGACGCGCTGGAACATCTGGATTTGTTGTCAGCAGAGTTCAGGAATAATGCTGGCTCCCTTCCTTCTGAAGACTTGGAGCGGAAAGGGACATATGAAGATGCCGAAAGAGATCTCCTTGCCGTGATGGATGAAGTACGGGAAGCGGTGGATGACGAAGACATTCTGCTGATAGACGTCAGGGCACGTGTGCGATACCTCGGTGAGGAAGAACCCATCGACCATAAGATGGGGCACATACCGGGGGCTGTGAATATTCCCTACGGAGACCTTTTCCATTCGGGAAGGATCGATTTTGATGCACTCGGAGATATGCGGGACTTCCTCGGCAGTTTCAGGGAAATCATCGTCTACTGCGGCTCGGGGATGAGCGCGACACCCGCGTTCCTCGTGCTCCATGAAATGGGGCTGCCTGTTAAGCTCTATGGCGGCAGTTTCTCGGAGTGGATCACGGATGGGACCAACAGCATCGAAACAGGGGATTCCCCCCTGAATGAAAGGATCGTTTCTCAAAATGAATAA